A genomic region of Bdellovibrionales bacterium contains the following coding sequences:
- a CDS encoding NAD(P)-binding domain-containing protein: MGNLKVAVLGSGTVGEILANGFLKYGYEVMRGSRNPSKLSDWKSKNSKNAKVGTFEESALFGDILVLAVKGTAAEQAIKSLSPSSIKGKTIIDVTNPIADVPPTNGVLNFFTAANSSLMEILQKAAPQANFVKAFSCVGGPFMVDPSFPDGKPTMFICGSNSEAKGRVREILTQFGWETEDMGGAEAARAIEPLCILWCIPGLLNNKWGHAFKLLKT, encoded by the coding sequence ATGGGAAATTTAAAAGTAGCCGTCCTCGGATCTGGAACAGTGGGGGAAATCCTCGCCAATGGCTTCCTGAAATACGGATATGAAGTGATGCGTGGTAGTCGCAACCCCTCGAAATTGAGTGATTGGAAATCAAAGAATTCAAAGAATGCAAAGGTTGGAACTTTTGAAGAGTCTGCCTTATTTGGAGATATCCTTGTTTTAGCAGTAAAAGGTACCGCTGCTGAGCAAGCGATCAAAAGTCTTTCTCCTTCTTCAATCAAAGGCAAAACAATCATTGACGTCACAAATCCAATTGCGGACGTTCCGCCTACCAATGGCGTGCTCAACTTCTTTACCGCTGCCAATAGCTCTCTCATGGAGATACTTCAAAAGGCAGCCCCCCAGGCCAATTTCGTAAAGGCCTTTTCCTGTGTCGGAGGGCCTTTCATGGTGGACCCTTCTTTTCCCGATGGAAAGCCCACCATGTTTATTTGCGGGTCCAACAGTGAGGCCAAAGGCAGAGTTCGAGAAATTCTCACGCAATTTGGCTGGGAAACCGAAGATATGGGTGGCGCTGAGGCCGCGCGCGCGATCGAACCTCTTTGTATTCTTTGGTGTATCCCGGGCTTGTTAAATAACAAGTGGGGACATGCCTTTAAACTTCTGAAAACATGA
- a CDS encoding cation:proton antiporter, giving the protein MPLLTTLLILIIVARLFGQIFQRYQQPSIVGEMLAGVLLGPSLLNLIHANAALAGISELAVFLVVLSAGLEMNFKDIVSALTSKGIVIAILGFIIPLTAGMLVGIAFQLTIMKTIFLGLCISITALPVAIRILQNFGILDSDIARYSIATAIFNDVAALLALGVILNLPSQGSMMAVGISIFIIGSKLIFLAACILGFNWFIEQLVDRGIHIHKVPEKIVEILGNEALFGIVVLFALVFGSLSEILGFHFVIGAFFGALLIDKKFFLVSRYHELERTLGSITGGFLAPVFFAYLGLEFNVRAMDSALFVVVVLIVSVVSKIFSGWLGGKLLSLPQADCLGIGVILNGRGVMELVVAGIAYQRGLIEQGLFSTLVLMGVFTTIITPLMFRKWVSPLLPRRLYSNKPSV; this is encoded by the coding sequence ATGCCATTATTGACCACTTTGCTGATCCTTATCATCGTCGCCAGGCTTTTTGGCCAAATCTTTCAGCGATATCAACAACCTTCAATTGTGGGCGAGATGCTGGCTGGCGTTCTGCTTGGCCCCAGCCTTCTGAATCTCATTCATGCAAATGCGGCTCTTGCGGGTATCTCAGAGCTTGCCGTGTTTCTCGTCGTCCTTTCTGCTGGATTGGAAATGAATTTTAAGGATATTGTCAGCGCCCTCACGAGCAAAGGAATCGTGATCGCCATTCTTGGGTTTATTATTCCTCTAACTGCGGGTATGCTTGTTGGCATCGCCTTTCAGCTGACCATTATGAAAACTATTTTTTTGGGGCTATGTATTTCTATCACCGCCCTACCTGTGGCCATCAGAATACTTCAAAATTTTGGCATTCTCGATTCTGATATCGCTCGATACTCCATAGCGACAGCGATATTTAATGACGTGGCTGCTCTTCTGGCTCTGGGCGTGATTCTCAACCTGCCCTCTCAGGGCTCTATGATGGCTGTGGGAATCTCAATTTTTATTATCGGAAGCAAACTCATTTTCCTTGCCGCCTGCATTTTGGGATTCAATTGGTTTATTGAACAATTAGTTGACCGCGGAATCCATATTCACAAGGTTCCAGAGAAAATCGTCGAGATTCTAGGAAATGAAGCTCTTTTTGGAATTGTTGTGCTTTTTGCCCTGGTTTTTGGTTCTCTGAGCGAAATTTTGGGTTTTCATTTTGTCATTGGCGCCTTTTTCGGAGCGCTTTTGATTGATAAGAAGTTCTTTCTTGTATCTCGATATCATGAACTCGAAAGGACCCTTGGATCAATCACAGGTGGATTCCTGGCTCCCGTTTTCTTTGCTTATTTGGGTCTAGAATTCAATGTGAGGGCTATGGATTCGGCTTTATTCGTCGTCGTCGTTTTGATTGTGTCAGTCGTATCAAAGATATTTTCTGGCTGGTTGGGAGGCAAGCTTCTCTCCCTCCCTCAGGCAGATTGTCTTGGCATAGGCGTTATTCTAAATGGACGAGGAGTCATGGAATTGGTCGTCGCCGGAATAGCCTACCAGCGGGGCCTCATTGAGCAGGGGTTGTTTTCTACCTTGGTTCTGATGGGTGTTTTTACTACCATTATCACCCCGCTCATGTTTAGAAAATGGGTATCCCCCTTGCTCCCCAGACGCCTCTACTCAAACAAACCGTCTGTTTAA
- a CDS encoding 4Fe-4S dicluster domain-containing protein, giving the protein MGVGGIATLIQLLQDSGFEVVGPQVRDQAIVYDVLQKAEDLPRGYTEKQERGFYRLAQRDDGAYFGFTVGPDSWKKFLFVPKERLWKSNKNKDGNLCFIPEKIACPRRAFLGVRACELAAIRIQDQIFLEGPVVDRPYQERRAATILIAVQCMSVAPTCFCASMNTGPGVSEGFDLLLVEVPEVDHHRFLLKSGSPEGEKLMGELRRMKCLYPTSVEDSLISNQQIAMVADAQMRSMKPIEDKKLLDRSFHSGRWEEISKKCLNCANCTLVCPTCFCSRVEDTTDLKGDHAERWRKWDSCFTLDHSYIHGGSVRQSGKSRYRQWLTHKVSSWFDQYGKSGCVGCGRCISWCPVGIDLTEEIRAFDHEKNFGTTE; this is encoded by the coding sequence ATGGGTGTGGGCGGAATAGCCACGCTGATTCAGTTACTTCAAGATTCTGGATTTGAGGTGGTAGGCCCCCAGGTGAGGGATCAGGCGATTGTCTATGATGTTCTACAAAAGGCGGAAGATTTACCTCGAGGCTACACGGAAAAACAAGAAAGGGGTTTTTATCGGCTTGCTCAGCGGGACGATGGGGCCTACTTTGGGTTCACTGTTGGTCCAGACAGTTGGAAGAAATTCTTGTTTGTTCCGAAAGAACGCCTTTGGAAATCGAATAAGAACAAAGATGGGAACCTCTGCTTTATACCTGAAAAGATAGCCTGTCCACGTCGAGCATTTTTAGGGGTGAGGGCCTGTGAGCTTGCCGCTATTCGAATCCAAGATCAGATTTTTTTGGAGGGACCAGTCGTTGATAGGCCATATCAAGAAAGACGGGCAGCGACGATATTGATTGCGGTTCAGTGTATGTCTGTCGCACCGACGTGTTTTTGTGCATCCATGAACACCGGACCAGGCGTCTCTGAGGGTTTTGATCTCTTGTTGGTTGAAGTTCCTGAAGTCGATCATCATCGATTTTTGCTGAAGTCTGGGTCTCCCGAAGGGGAGAAGTTGATGGGAGAACTCCGTCGCATGAAATGTCTGTATCCGACATCCGTCGAAGATTCACTCATTTCAAATCAGCAGATTGCCATGGTGGCCGACGCGCAGATGAGATCGATGAAACCAATCGAGGATAAAAAGTTGTTAGACAGATCATTTCATAGTGGTCGCTGGGAAGAGATATCTAAGAAATGTCTCAACTGTGCGAACTGCACTTTGGTTTGTCCGACTTGTTTTTGTTCAAGAGTCGAAGATACGACCGATTTAAAAGGTGACCACGCCGAAAGGTGGAGAAAATGGGACTCTTGTTTTACTCTCGATCACAGCTATATTCATGGCGGCAGTGTTAGGCAGAGCGGCAAATCTCGATATCGCCAATGGTTGACCCACAAAGTCTCAAGTTGGTTTGATCAATACGGAAAGTCTGGATGTGTCGGATGTGGCCGGTGCATTAGTTGGTGCCCGGTGGGTATAGATTTAACAGAAGAGATAAGGGCGTTTGATCATGAAAAAAATTTCGGAACTACTGAATGA
- a CDS encoding acetyl-CoA hydrolase/transferase family protein — MNLQISKVNWVSAQEAVQAVRSGDRVLIQGAAATPQRLIEAMVEQADRLRNVEIFHLHTSGTSPYADKKYRDSFKVSSFFMGANLRSRFCPPQVDYLPCSLSEIPQLIRSRRVEIDVVFIHVSPPDQHGDCSLGTSVDIIPAALEQAKIVIAQINPHMPRTHGDGFLHVSKIDYAVQVDDELPEEAPILPTPVEQQIGNYVADLVEDGSTLQMGIGAIPDAVLGQLSNRRYLGIHTEMWSDGALKLIQAGVVDNSRKKLHKGKTVSSFLMGSRELYRFVHDNQATVQLDVGYINNPINIARNPKVVAINSAVEVDLTGQVCADSVGSRIISGSGGQLDFILGASLSEGGKPIIALTSRAKNGAPRIVANLNVGAGVVTPRALVHFIVTEYGRVDLYGKTLSERAKALIEISHPDDRETLHKNWWNFCQGLKTKT, encoded by the coding sequence ATGAACCTTCAGATCTCGAAAGTGAACTGGGTGAGCGCCCAGGAAGCAGTGCAGGCAGTTCGATCTGGAGATCGAGTTCTGATTCAAGGGGCTGCAGCAACTCCTCAACGCCTGATAGAGGCGATGGTGGAGCAAGCCGACCGTCTGAGAAATGTCGAGATTTTTCATCTCCATACAAGCGGGACGTCCCCCTATGCAGATAAAAAGTACAGAGATAGTTTCAAGGTTTCATCTTTTTTTATGGGAGCTAACCTGCGCAGTCGATTCTGCCCTCCTCAGGTTGATTATCTTCCTTGTTCGCTATCAGAAATTCCGCAGCTGATACGGTCAAGAAGAGTGGAGATTGATGTGGTCTTTATTCACGTTTCTCCACCAGACCAGCACGGCGATTGCTCTCTGGGTACGAGTGTCGATATTATTCCAGCTGCTCTAGAGCAAGCCAAAATTGTGATCGCTCAGATTAATCCTCACATGCCTCGAACGCATGGGGATGGATTTCTTCATGTGAGCAAAATCGATTATGCCGTTCAGGTTGATGATGAATTGCCTGAAGAAGCGCCGATCTTGCCAACGCCTGTCGAGCAACAGATTGGAAATTACGTGGCGGATTTAGTGGAGGATGGCTCAACTCTGCAAATGGGTATTGGGGCGATACCTGACGCCGTATTGGGTCAGCTTTCCAATCGAAGATATCTTGGGATTCATACCGAAATGTGGTCAGACGGGGCTTTGAAGCTGATCCAAGCTGGAGTGGTAGATAACAGTCGAAAAAAGTTGCACAAGGGAAAGACCGTCTCCTCTTTTTTAATGGGGTCGCGAGAGCTTTATCGCTTTGTTCACGACAATCAGGCGACGGTTCAGTTGGATGTCGGTTATATCAATAATCCAATCAATATTGCTCGCAATCCAAAAGTCGTCGCAATTAACTCCGCTGTCGAAGTCGATTTGACGGGACAGGTCTGCGCCGATTCAGTTGGAAGTCGGATCATTTCTGGATCGGGAGGTCAACTGGATTTTATTTTGGGAGCTTCTCTCTCTGAAGGGGGGAAGCCGATTATTGCTCTGACCAGTCGAGCGAAGAATGGGGCTCCTCGGATCGTGGCGAATCTCAATGTTGGGGCCGGTGTTGTGACTCCAAGGGCCTTGGTTCATTTCATTGTTACGGAATATGGCAGGGTGGATCTCTACGGAAAGACGCTTTCAGAACGAGCAAAAGCTTTGATTGAAATTTCTCATCCCGATGATCGAGAAACTCTTCATAAAAATTGGTGGAATTTCTGTCAGGGTCTTAAGACAAAAACATGA
- a CDS encoding MarR family transcriptional regulator, translating to MSRFYRRIDRLAFEAFKDLEMSPSQAFLLMALGKSEGHAAPSSVLAKLMDLDRSTLTRLLGQLEEKRYLRRKKTGRQVVVCLQVKGLEFLPKINQCWKNLYQQYCKVLGENNAEALNRLIHKNS from the coding sequence ATGAGTCGATTTTATCGTAGGATCGATCGTTTGGCCTTTGAGGCCTTTAAAGATTTAGAAATGTCGCCCAGTCAGGCCTTTCTCCTCATGGCTTTGGGAAAATCCGAGGGGCATGCGGCTCCATCTTCGGTATTGGCGAAGCTGATGGATTTGGATCGTTCAACTCTTACGCGCCTCTTAGGGCAGCTGGAGGAAAAGAGATATCTCAGACGCAAGAAGACGGGACGTCAAGTCGTCGTCTGCCTGCAGGTGAAGGGATTGGAATTCTTACCAAAAATCAATCAGTGTTGGAAAAATCTTTACCAACAATATTGCAAGGTGTTGGGTGAAAACAATGCTGAAGCGCTAAATCGGCTGATTCACAAGAATTCATGA
- a CDS encoding cyclic nucleotide-binding domain-containing protein: MKKISELLNDCVFFSHFPQEYLNLIGGCGKNRVVKSGQYLAQEGDAAEAFYVLRKGRVAIETHMQGHGVLLVETLGSGELIGWSWLVEPFKWKFDVRVLEQAHLIEFDGGCLRKKAENNPELGYLLMKKIALVIAGRLSATRLQLIDIYGKGGH; this comes from the coding sequence ATGAAAAAAATTTCGGAACTACTGAATGACTGTGTGTTCTTTAGTCATTTCCCTCAGGAATATTTAAACCTCATTGGTGGATGTGGGAAAAATCGAGTCGTTAAGTCTGGTCAGTACCTTGCTCAGGAGGGCGATGCCGCTGAGGCTTTTTATGTTCTTAGAAAGGGACGAGTGGCTATAGAAACACATATGCAGGGGCATGGAGTTCTCTTGGTTGAAACACTCGGATCTGGTGAGCTTATTGGGTGGTCGTGGCTGGTGGAGCCTTTTAAGTGGAAATTTGACGTGAGAGTCTTGGAGCAAGCGCATTTGATTGAATTTGACGGCGGTTGCTTGCGAAAAAAGGCAGAAAATAATCCTGAACTTGGCTACCTTTTGATGAAGAAAATTGCTTTGGTTATTGCGGGTCGGTTGAGCGCAACTCGGTTGCAACTCATTGACATTTATGGAAAGGGTGGACATTGA